A genome region from Gambusia affinis linkage group LG24, SWU_Gaff_1.0, whole genome shotgun sequence includes the following:
- the LOC122826949 gene encoding prolactin receptor-like isoform X1: MLWLLFFLLPLGGSSNEEGAHKTKFDKGDSGDIGAPAASRPQIYYCRSPNMEVFTCWWHPVEQQAVYVLTYSKDTGPQLECPDYTSGGLHSCYFDKSHTSIWTYYCMTVTAMTPHRNYTSQQHCLDVVEIVEMEAPANLSVSLRDAGGDEVGHSTLLSWTYPAPEVLREGWITLVYELQYRRVGEDDNWKAKHPLREPHVELFGLRPGDYVVRVRCRSHNSRLWSKWSATLLVSVPNRLPAGKVLVLVLVVGVGAVALLVIAFGVIPQSRRIKDYFLPPIPKPRITGIDPLLLKKGNFDEINRHFSNFHGYRPPSYSVELWDQVSADGIYLSTPRDCGILDRDRGTSVAIQNLFPVQNSSPYVCGTPPYCAVPPEAFAALQDAPSPWQQPETAFISGSDYSTMVRLGVPDASVSAPDPGRAPVQDFYTCVQLMRDSGEVHLVPCLPAPYCHDFLLPPVPDAAKREEEEKKSKRLAEYQARKNAAKDDDDDDRSNAADPLLPVSPDDTRGSEGRF; this comes from the exons ATGCTGTGGCTGCTGTTCTTTCTGCTTCCTCTCGGGGGCAGCAGCAATGAGGAAGGCGCTCACAAGACCAAATTTGACAAAG GAGACTCTGGGGACATTGGGGCCCCCGCAGCCTCCAGGCCTCAGATCTACTACTGCCGCTCCCCCAACATGGAGGTCTTCACCTGCTGGTGGCACCCGGTGGAGCAGCAGGCCGTCTACGTCCTCACCTACTCCAAAGA TACCGGACCCCAACTGGAGTGTCCAGATTACACATCCGGCGGTCTCCACAGCTGCTACTTCGACAAGAGCCACACGTCCATCTGGACGTACTACTGCATGACGGTGACGGCCATGACGCCCCACAGGAACTACACGTCCCAGCAGCACTGCCTGGACGTGGTAGAGATTG TGGAGATGGAGGCTCCTGCCAACCTGAGCGTCTCCCTGAGGGACGCCGGCGGCGACGAGGTGGGCCACAGCACGCTGCTGTCCTGGACGTACCCGGCTCCTGAGGTCCTGCGCGAAGGCTGGATCACTCTGGTGTACGAGCTGCAGTACCGACGCGTCGGCGAGGACGACAACTGGAAG GCCAAGCATCCTCTGCGGGAGCCGCATGTGGAGCTGTTCGGCCTGCGACCCGGTGACTACGTGGTTCGGGTCCGCTGCCGCTCCCACAACTCCCGGCTGTGGAGCAAATGGAGTGCCACGCTGCTCGTGAGCGTCCCCAACAGGCTGCCTGCAG GTaaagtcctggttctggttctggtggtgggAGTGGGAGCCGTGGCTCTGCTGGTCATCGCCTTCGGAGTGATTCCTCAGAGCAGGAG AATAAAAGACTACTTCCTGCCGCCCATTCCCAAGCCACGGATCACAGGCATTGACCCTCTGCTTCTGAAG AAGGGTAACTTTGATGAAATCAACCGTCACTTCAGTAACTTCCATGGCTACCGGCCTCCCAGTTACTCGGTGGAGTTGTGGGACCAGGTGAGCGCTGATGGGATTTACCTGAGCACGCCGCGAGACTGTGGCATCCTGGACAGAGACAGGGGAACGTCGGTCGCCATCCAGAACCTGTTTCCTGTCCAGAACTCGTCGCCGTACGTCTGTGGCACGCCGCCGTACTGTGCCGTGCCGCCAGAGGCCTTCGCTGCACTGCAGGACGCCCCGTCTCCGTGGCAACAACCTGAGACGGCTTTCATTTCCGGGTCAGACTACAGCACGATGGTGCGCCTCGGCGTTCCTGACGCCTCCGTCTCCGCTCCAGATCCGGGCCGCGCTCCGGTCCAGGACTTCTACACCTGCGTTCAGTTGATGAGGGACAGCGGCGAGGTCCACTTGGTGCCGTGTCTACCGGCGCCGTACTGCCACGACTTCTTGCTGCCACCGGTTCCGGACGCCGCCAAgcgagaggaggaggagaagaagagcaaGAGGCTGGCCGAGTACCAGGCCCGGAAAAACGCAGCGAAGGACGACGACGATGACGACAGGAGCAACGCCGCCGACCCACTGCTGCCTGTCAGCCCAGACGACACCAGAGGATCGGAGggccggttctga
- the LOC122826949 gene encoding prolactin receptor-like isoform X2, with protein sequence MDPEDVLLRQTGPMPSGAPKGRKRTMLRDSGDIGAPAASRPQIYYCRSPNMEVFTCWWHPVEQQAVYVLTYSKDTGPQLECPDYTSGGLHSCYFDKSHTSIWTYYCMTVTAMTPHRNYTSQQHCLDVVEIVEMEAPANLSVSLRDAGGDEVGHSTLLSWTYPAPEVLREGWITLVYELQYRRVGEDDNWKAKHPLREPHVELFGLRPGDYVVRVRCRSHNSRLWSKWSATLLVSVPNRLPAGKVLVLVLVVGVGAVALLVIAFGVIPQSRRIKDYFLPPIPKPRITGIDPLLLKKGNFDEINRHFSNFHGYRPPSYSVELWDQVSADGIYLSTPRDCGILDRDRGTSVAIQNLFPVQNSSPYVCGTPPYCAVPPEAFAALQDAPSPWQQPETAFISGSDYSTMVRLGVPDASVSAPDPGRAPVQDFYTCVQLMRDSGEVHLVPCLPAPYCHDFLLPPVPDAAKREEEEKKSKRLAEYQARKNAAKDDDDDDRSNAADPLLPVSPDDTRGSEGRF encoded by the exons ATGGACCCAGAGGACGTTCTGCTGAGACAGACCGGACCGATGCCCAGTGGCGCCCCCAAAGGCAGAAAGAGGACGATGCTCA GAGACTCTGGGGACATTGGGGCCCCCGCAGCCTCCAGGCCTCAGATCTACTACTGCCGCTCCCCCAACATGGAGGTCTTCACCTGCTGGTGGCACCCGGTGGAGCAGCAGGCCGTCTACGTCCTCACCTACTCCAAAGA TACCGGACCCCAACTGGAGTGTCCAGATTACACATCCGGCGGTCTCCACAGCTGCTACTTCGACAAGAGCCACACGTCCATCTGGACGTACTACTGCATGACGGTGACGGCCATGACGCCCCACAGGAACTACACGTCCCAGCAGCACTGCCTGGACGTGGTAGAGATTG TGGAGATGGAGGCTCCTGCCAACCTGAGCGTCTCCCTGAGGGACGCCGGCGGCGACGAGGTGGGCCACAGCACGCTGCTGTCCTGGACGTACCCGGCTCCTGAGGTCCTGCGCGAAGGCTGGATCACTCTGGTGTACGAGCTGCAGTACCGACGCGTCGGCGAGGACGACAACTGGAAG GCCAAGCATCCTCTGCGGGAGCCGCATGTGGAGCTGTTCGGCCTGCGACCCGGTGACTACGTGGTTCGGGTCCGCTGCCGCTCCCACAACTCCCGGCTGTGGAGCAAATGGAGTGCCACGCTGCTCGTGAGCGTCCCCAACAGGCTGCCTGCAG GTaaagtcctggttctggttctggtggtgggAGTGGGAGCCGTGGCTCTGCTGGTCATCGCCTTCGGAGTGATTCCTCAGAGCAGGAG AATAAAAGACTACTTCCTGCCGCCCATTCCCAAGCCACGGATCACAGGCATTGACCCTCTGCTTCTGAAG AAGGGTAACTTTGATGAAATCAACCGTCACTTCAGTAACTTCCATGGCTACCGGCCTCCCAGTTACTCGGTGGAGTTGTGGGACCAGGTGAGCGCTGATGGGATTTACCTGAGCACGCCGCGAGACTGTGGCATCCTGGACAGAGACAGGGGAACGTCGGTCGCCATCCAGAACCTGTTTCCTGTCCAGAACTCGTCGCCGTACGTCTGTGGCACGCCGCCGTACTGTGCCGTGCCGCCAGAGGCCTTCGCTGCACTGCAGGACGCCCCGTCTCCGTGGCAACAACCTGAGACGGCTTTCATTTCCGGGTCAGACTACAGCACGATGGTGCGCCTCGGCGTTCCTGACGCCTCCGTCTCCGCTCCAGATCCGGGCCGCGCTCCGGTCCAGGACTTCTACACCTGCGTTCAGTTGATGAGGGACAGCGGCGAGGTCCACTTGGTGCCGTGTCTACCGGCGCCGTACTGCCACGACTTCTTGCTGCCACCGGTTCCGGACGCCGCCAAgcgagaggaggaggagaagaagagcaaGAGGCTGGCCGAGTACCAGGCCCGGAAAAACGCAGCGAAGGACGACGACGATGACGACAGGAGCAACGCCGCCGACCCACTGCTGCCTGTCAGCCCAGACGACACCAGAGGATCGGAGggccggttctga
- the LOC122827482 gene encoding cytochrome b-245 heavy chain, whose translation MGNLVANEGLSFFVILVWLGINGFLFVHFYMAFLVDRWFYTRVLLGHALSWARAPAACLNFNCMLILLPVCRNLLSLLRGSIQCCSRTAARQLDRNLTFHKLVAYMIAFHTAVHIIAHLFNFEFFMDAQLNRSVDLLPFVLSEIGNQDNASFLNPIRSNETVSNASPAMLCGCCLWMAQPGNFPVLLNVAKATAGCSIREMFPLQFFLDPFVCGCRRIVRGQTLLSLESNNPKVCANLFHDWGKNESGCAVPVFAGNPPGTWKWVVGPMILYLCERMVRIYRSHQKVVITKVVMHPSKTLELQMKKKGFSMEVGQYVFIQCPSVSRLEWHPFTLTSAPEEDYFSAHIRIVGDWTQALYEACGGDKPEQQEAWKLPKMAIDGPFGTASEDVFRYDVVMLVGAGIGVTPFASILKSVWYKHIQNNQDVFTKKIYFYWLCPETQAFEWFADLLQSLERQMADKDMADFLSYNIYLTRWKETEAAHFRVHHEAENDPITGLKQKTLYGKPNWDNEFTNIAAKHPKSKVGVFLCGPPQLGKSLEKQCLSHSEADVKFIFNKENF comes from the exons ATGGGGAACTTGGTGGCCAATGAGGGGCTCTCCTTCTTTGTTATT CTGGTCTGGTTGGGAATCAACGGATTCCTGTTTGTCCATTTCTACATGGCCTTCCTGGTGGACCGCTGGTTCTACACCCGGGTTCTGCTGGGG CACGCCCTGTCCTGGGCCAGAGCTCCAGCCGCCTGCCTGAACTTTAACTGCATGCTGATCCTGCTGCCGGTCTGCAGGAACCTGCTGTCGCTGCTGCGAGGCTCCATCCAG TGCTGCAGCCGAACCGCGGCGCGGCAGCTGGACCGGAACCTGACGTTCCACAAGCTGGTGGCCTACATGATCGCCTTCCACACGG CCGTCCACATCATTGCTCACTTGTTCAACTTTGAGTTCTTCATGGACGCCCAGCTGAACCGCAGCGTTGACCTGCTGCCCTTCGTTCTGTCTGAGATCGGCAACCAGGACAACGCGTCCTTCCTCAACCCCATCAGGAGCAACGAGACGGTGAGCAACGCTTCCCCAGCAATGCTCTGTGGTTGCTGTTTGTGGATGGCGCAACCTGGCAACTTTCCAGTGTTGCTAAACGTTGCGAAAGCAACTGCTGGTTGCTCAATCAGAGAAATGTTTCCTcttcaattc TTCCTCGACCCGTTTGTCTGTGGCTGCAGGCGGATCGTGCGAGGACAGACTCTGCTCAGCCTGGAGAGCAACAACCCCAAAGTCTGCGCCAACCTCTTCCACGACTGGGGCAAAAACGAGTCGGGCTGCGCCGTCCCCGTGTTTGCAGGGAACCCGCCCGGG ACGTGGAAGTGGGTTGTGGGCCCCATGATCCTGTACCTGTGTGAGCGGATGGTTCGCATCTACCGGTCCCATCAGAAAGTGGTCATCACCAAG GTGGTGATGCACCCCTCCAAGACGCTGGAGCTGCAGATGAAGAAGAAAGGCTTCAGCATGGAGGTGGGCCAGTACGTCTTCATCCAGTGTCCGTCTGTCTCCAGGCTGGAGTGGCACCCCTTCACCCTAACCTCCGCCCCGGAGGAGGACTACTTCAGCGCCCACATCCGGATCGTCGGGGACTGGACGCAGGCGCTGTACGAGGCCTGCGGCGGGGACAAGCCGGAGCAGCAGGAGGCCTGGAAGCTGCCAAA GATGGCCATCGACGGGCCGTTCGGCACCGCCAGCGAAGACGTCTTCCGCTACGACGTGGTGATGCTGGTGGGGGCGGGAATCGGCGTGACGCCCTTCGCCTCCATCCTCAAGTCTGTGTGGTACAAACACATCCAGAACAACCAGGACGTCTTCACCAAGAAG ATCTACTTCTACTGGTTGTGTCCGGAGACCCAGGCCTTTGAGTGGTTCGCAGACCTCCTGCAGTCCCTGGAGCGCCAGATGGCGGACAAAGACATGGCCGACTTCCTGAGCTACAACATCTACCTGACGCGCTGGAAGGAGACGGAG GCGGCTCATTTCCGGGTCCACCACGAGGCGGAGAACGACCCGATCACCGGGCTCAAGCAGAAGACGCTCTACGGAAAGCCCAACTGGGACAACGAGTTCACCAACATCGCCGCCAAGCACCCCAA GTCCAAGGTGGGCGTGTTCCTGTGCGGCCCGCCTCAGCTGGGAAAGTCTCTGGAGAAGCAGTGCCTGTCTCACTCCGAGGCCGACGTCAAGTTCATCTTCAACAAGGAGAACTTCTGA
- the LOC122826960 gene encoding dynein light chain Tctex-type 1-like isoform X1 has translation MFCLLPVYQPAEKTKHRVNKYKQGFISEPQLFFQLTESKGGLKRVKLAGMEEYQNGSEGSFNSEEAENVVKEGIESVLGGDDYSQTHVNKWTAAIVERCLTQLVKLNKPYKYIVTCSVMQKTGAGLHTANSCYWDTSMDGSCTVRWENRTMYCVVSVFAVFIA, from the exons ATGTTCTGTTTACTTCCGGTTTACCAGCCAGCAGAGAAGACGAAACACCGggtaaataaatacaagcagGGTTTTATTAGCGAGCCACAAC TTTTCTTCCAGTTAACGGAGTCGAAAGGCGGCTTGAAGCGGGTAAAGCTCGCCGGGATGGAAGAGTATCAGAACGGCAGCGAG GGTTCGTTCAACTCAGAGGAGGCGGAGAACGTCGTCAAAGAg GGCATCGAGAGCGTCCTGGGGGGAGACGACTACAGCCAGACTCATGTGAACAAATGGACGGCCGCCATCGTGGAGCGCTGCCTCACGCAGCTCGTCAAGCTCAACAAGCCCTACAAATACATCG TGACGTGTTCAGTGATGCAGAAGACTGGCGCCGGCCTCCACACAGCCAACTCCTGCTACTGGGACACCAGTATGGACG GCAGCTGCACCGTGCGGTGGGAGAACCGCACCATGTACTGCGTGGTGAGCGTGTTCGCCGTCTTCATCGCCTAG
- the LOC122826960 gene encoding dynein light chain Tctex-type 1-like isoform X2 has protein sequence MEEYQNGSEGSFNSEEAENVVKEGIESVLGGDDYSQTHVNKWTAAIVERCLTQLVKLNKPYKYIVTCSVMQKTGAGLHTANSCYWDTSMDGSCTVRWENRTMYCVVSVFAVFIA, from the exons ATGGAAGAGTATCAGAACGGCAGCGAG GGTTCGTTCAACTCAGAGGAGGCGGAGAACGTCGTCAAAGAg GGCATCGAGAGCGTCCTGGGGGGAGACGACTACAGCCAGACTCATGTGAACAAATGGACGGCCGCCATCGTGGAGCGCTGCCTCACGCAGCTCGTCAAGCTCAACAAGCCCTACAAATACATCG TGACGTGTTCAGTGATGCAGAAGACTGGCGCCGGCCTCCACACAGCCAACTCCTGCTACTGGGACACCAGTATGGACG GCAGCTGCACCGTGCGGTGGGAGAACCGCACCATGTACTGCGTGGTGAGCGTGTTCGCCGTCTTCATCGCCTAG
- the nhej1 gene encoding non-homologous end-joining factor 1 yields MNPRTDPADDFLLQEPWLPVCIDGCQLLAKSWFGHTEYCVMLTDMQGVWEERMDTAAIECRAQELNRRLRAAVQAFFSHLREAAEPWLLGGGTGNSQMFVWRCDGVVTLKLKSELAGLPFHWEFHCSPAPVALACVQLVRPLLVMSRLLHRQLEELGELLARKDEEIQDYRENGATLSRERLQTEVFNKQLYTEDFIQKNLPLLRSDPSDALGFNADLQRLYAAVVAPHKRPQETHGDPDRTEPPEPEPAAQTTVIGPDGGDPENQNPSGPVGPGGAAQAAAVRATRPAERQSSRPKKKKVGLFR; encoded by the exons ATGAATCCCAGAACGGACCCAGCTGACGACTTCCTCCTCCAGGAGCCCTGGCTTCCTGTCTGCATCGACGGCTGCCAGCTGCTGGCCAAGAGCTGGTTCGGCCACACAGAGTACTGCGTCATGCTGACCGACATGCAGGGCGTGTGGGAGGAGCGGATGGATACAGCAGCCATCGAGTGCCGGGCGCAG GAGCTGAACCGGCGTCTGCGCGCTGCAGTCCAGGCCTTCTTTTCCCACCTGCGTGAGGCGGCTGAGCCCTGGCTTTTGGGGGGAGGCACCGGTAATTCCCAGATGTTTGTGTGGCGGTGTGACGGGGTCGTGACCTTGAAGTTGAAGAGTGAGCTGGCCGGCCTGCCGTTCCACTGGGAGTTCCACTGCAGCCCCGCTCCAGTCGCTCTG GCGTGCGTTCAGCTGgtgcgccccctgctggtcatgAGCCGCCTGCTGCACaggcagctggaggagctgggaGAGCTGCTGGCCAGGAAGGACGAGGAAATCCAGGACTACCGGGAGAACGGAGCCACGCTTAGCAGAG AGCGCCTGCAGACGGAGGTTTTCAACAAACAGCTCTACACAGAGGACTTCATTCAGAAG AACCTCCCTCTGCTGCGGTCGGATCCATCTGACGCTCTGGGATTCAACGCCGACTTGCAGCGGCTCTACGCCGCCGTTGTCGCACCGCACAAACGACCCCAAGAGACCCACGGCGACCCAGACCGgacagaaccaccagaaccagaaccagcagcacaGACTACAG TGATTGGACCTGACGGAGGCGACCCAGAGAACCAGAACCCCAGCGGCCCGGTTGGACCCGGCGGTGCGGCGCAG GCTGCGGCCGTCAGAGCAACTCGTCCTGCGGAGCGACAGTCCTCCagaccaaagaagaagaaagtgggCCTGTTCCGatga